In the Nicotiana tabacum cultivar K326 unplaced genomic scaffold, ASM71507v2 Un00032, whole genome shotgun sequence genome, one interval contains:
- the LOC107830314 gene encoding flower-specific defensin-like yields MARSLCFMTFAVLAMMLFVAYEVQARDCKAESNTFPGLCITKPPCLEACISEGFTDGKCSKILRRCICHKPCVFDEKMAKTGAETLAEEAKTLAAALLEEEIMDN; encoded by the exons ATGGCTCGCTCCTTATGTTTTATGACATTTGCAGTCTTGGCAATGATGCTCTTTGTTGCCTATG AGGTGCAAGCTAGAGATTGCAAAGCAGAAAGCAATACATTCCCTGGATTATGCATTACCAAACCACCATGCCTAGAAGCTTGTATCAGTGAGGGATTTACTGATGGAAAATGTAGCAAAATCCTCAGAAGGTGCATTTGCCATAAGCCATGTGTATTTGATGAGAAGATGGCTAAAACTGGAGCTGAAACTTTGGCTGAGGAAGCAAAAACGTTGGCTGCAGCTTTGCTTGAAGAAGAGATAATGGATAACTAA